Proteins encoded together in one Synechococcus sp. A15-62 window:
- the cpeA gene encoding class 1 C-phycoerythrin subunit alpha gives MKSVVTTVVTAADAAGRFPSQNDLEAVQGNIQRAAARLEAAEKLAAGLDNVTREAGDACFNKYAYLRQPGEAGDSQVKVDKCYRDLGHYLRLINYCLIVGGTGPLDEWGIAGAREVYRTLGLPTNAYIEALTYTRDRACAPRDMSPQALNEFKSYLDYAINALS, from the coding sequence ATGAAATCCGTCGTCACCACTGTTGTGACCGCAGCTGATGCAGCCGGTCGCTTCCCTTCCCAGAACGATCTTGAGGCTGTTCAGGGCAACATCCAGCGTGCAGCTGCACGTCTGGAAGCTGCCGAAAAGCTGGCCGCCGGTCTGGACAATGTCACCCGCGAAGCAGGTGATGCTTGCTTCAATAAGTACGCCTATCTGCGGCAACCCGGTGAAGCCGGTGATAGCCAAGTGAAGGTCGACAAGTGCTACCGCGACCTCGGTCACTACCTGCGCTTGATCAACTACTGCCTCATCGTGGGTGGTACTGGTCCTCTCGATGAGTGGGGTATTGCAGGAGCACGTGAGGTGTATCGCACCTTGGGTCTGCCCACCAACGCCTACATCGAAGCTCTGACTTACACTCGCGATCGTGCTTGCGCCCCTCGCGATATGAGCCCTCAGGCTCTTAACGAGTTCAAGAGCTATCTCGATTACGCGATCAACGCTCTGTCTTGA
- a CDS encoding DUF2656 family protein translates to MTTFVLSHNLQVQSDLVPALNFELLAQKLKSLSKNISSTVVLNHPHWKLSISSDLSPQDMAVDLVQTWSEHRRQLGHDMNHVVLALGGRKDSQASPGAPLQEGYWGVDMVETPDESTFLQAINWEALKAGRPEDAIFEVSSRAS, encoded by the coding sequence ATGACGACGTTTGTTCTATCTCATAACTTACAGGTTCAATCAGATCTCGTACCTGCATTGAATTTTGAACTACTTGCTCAAAAACTTAAATCTCTTTCGAAAAATATTTCTTCAACGGTAGTTTTAAATCACCCTCATTGGAAACTCTCTATATCATCTGATTTGTCTCCCCAAGATATGGCTGTTGATTTGGTGCAAACTTGGTCTGAACACCGTCGTCAACTCGGACACGACATGAACCACGTTGTCCTGGCACTTGGTGGAAGGAAAGATTCCCAAGCTTCTCCTGGAGCTCCACTCCAGGAGGGATATTGGGGTGTTGATATGGTTGAAACGCCTGATGAAAGCACTTTTCTTCAAGCGATCAACTGGGAAGCTCTTAAGGCTGGACGACCCGAAGATGCGATTTTTGAAGTTTCTTCGAGAGCCTCATAG